Proteins encoded in a region of the Leptolyngbya sp. CCY15150 genome:
- a CDS encoding S-layer homology domain-containing protein encodes MIERLGRTRSHVEQLRLLAVKRSRWIYQRIQRPCSIALGLILLGGGIASCANSPFAEDVERSLSADPRYTDGADPEVPAPSSSSFQPSAPEQPMELGDQFGQQWLFPSADRLGQALDVLPPRPPQQFADLDDAPEDLRPYLLDLAELGVLESETVDAADAADPPDQSNPPDQRNVVRPNQPVTRREFARWLVATNNQLFSDRPSYRIRLATDTAQPAFQDVPPSDPDFAAIQGLAEAGLLPSPLSGNATTVNFRPDEPLTRETALRWKVPLDLRQPLPTASVEAISQTWGFQDAGQIDPDALQAVLADYQNGERASTRRAFGFTTLLQPKRSVTRAEAAAVLWFFGYQGDGRSAQDVLRTRSQESRDPSTGDEDMDTMDTEDIDASDRSVDSDGTRSDGTRSDGNNSTNGNELDNSQT; translated from the coding sequence ATGATCGAGCGACTTGGAAGGACGCGATCGCATGTAGAGCAGCTTCGGTTGCTGGCAGTGAAGCGATCGCGTTGGATTTATCAACGTATCCAACGCCCCTGCAGTATCGCCCTAGGGCTGATTCTGCTTGGGGGAGGGATCGCATCCTGTGCAAACAGTCCGTTTGCGGAGGACGTAGAGCGATCCCTGTCTGCGGATCCGCGATATACCGATGGAGCAGATCCGGAGGTACCAGCGCCATCATCGTCCTCCTTCCAACCGTCCGCCCCCGAGCAGCCCATGGAATTGGGCGACCAGTTCGGACAACAGTGGCTTTTCCCAAGCGCTGATCGACTTGGACAAGCATTGGATGTCCTGCCGCCGCGGCCGCCCCAGCAATTTGCCGATTTAGACGACGCTCCTGAGGATTTGCGCCCCTACCTCCTAGACCTAGCGGAGTTGGGCGTGCTGGAGTCTGAAACCGTAGACGCGGCAGACGCGGCTGACCCACCGGATCAATCCAATCCACCGGATCAACGCAACGTAGTACGACCTAATCAACCGGTGACCCGCCGCGAGTTTGCTCGTTGGCTAGTCGCCACCAATAATCAACTGTTTAGCGATCGCCCCAGTTATCGCATTCGCTTAGCCACCGACACCGCTCAGCCTGCCTTTCAAGATGTGCCCCCCAGCGATCCCGACTTTGCCGCCATTCAGGGCTTAGCTGAAGCCGGTCTGCTGCCCAGTCCGCTGTCAGGCAATGCCACCACCGTCAACTTTCGCCCCGACGAACCCTTGACCCGTGAAACGGCTCTGCGCTGGAAGGTGCCCCTAGATTTACGCCAGCCCCTGCCCACGGCCTCTGTTGAAGCCATCAGCCAAACTTGGGGCTTTCAAGATGCCGGACAGATTGATCCCGATGCCCTGCAGGCCGTACTAGCCGATTACCAAAATGGGGAACGGGCCAGCACCCGCCGCGCCTTTGGTTTTACCACCCTGCTGCAGCCGAAGCGATCGGTCACCCGCGCTGAAGCTGCTGCTGTGCTGTGGTTTTTTGGCTATCAAGGCGATGGGCGATCGGCTCAAGACGTGCTGCGTACCCGTAGCCAAGAGAGCCGTGATCCAAGCACCGGGGATGAAGACATGGACACAATGGACACAGAAGACATCGACGCAAGCGATCGCTCCGTGGATTCTGATGGCACTAGGTCTGATGGCACTAGGTCTGATGGCAACAATTCTACAAATGGCAATGAGCTAGACAATTCCCAAACTTAG
- a CDS encoding S9 family peptidase, with translation MSEPQVAPYGSWASPITSDLIVAGSLRLGEIRLDGDRLYWSEGRPTEGGRNVVVSWKAGSTQDVTPAPFNVRTRVHEYGGGAYIVVDGIVYFSNFLDQRLYRQAPGADPTPVTPEGPYRYADAVWDAGRQRLVCIREDGSGDGEPVNAIAALSLDPDSYGTVLVSGSDFYASPRLSPDGRHLAWISWNHPNMPWDGTELWLAEVDEQGQVHGAHCIAGGLEESVFQPEWSPDGVLYFVSDRTGWWNLYRWHDNMVEPMCPKSAEFGLPQWVFRMATYGFASVDTLICTYVERGIQVLARLDTTTKKLTPIATPYTAIGGLQVSDKQAVFLGGSPDAPSAIAALDLITEQVQVLRRSSQMDIDPGYLSMPQVIEFPTSNGLTAHAIYYPPQNKDFVAPEGERPPLRVQGHGGPTAATSATFNPGIQYWTSRGIGILDVNYGGSTGYGRAYRERLKGNWGIVDVDDCAHGAEYLVQQGQVDGDRLVIQGGSAGGYTTLAALTFRNTFKAGASYYGVSDLKALAEDTHKFESRYLDGLIGPYPERQDLYEARSPIHHIHQLACPVIFFQGDEDKIVPPNQAEMMVSALKDKGLPVAYVLFAGEQHGFRKAENIKRTLDGELYFYAQVFGFELAETIEPVAIANL, from the coding sequence ATGTCTGAACCTCAAGTTGCTCCCTATGGAAGTTGGGCCTCACCCATTACCTCTGACCTCATTGTGGCGGGTAGTCTGCGGCTGGGTGAAATTCGCCTAGATGGCGATCGCCTCTATTGGAGTGAGGGGCGGCCTACGGAAGGGGGCCGCAATGTTGTGGTCAGTTGGAAGGCTGGCAGCACCCAAGATGTCACCCCAGCTCCGTTTAATGTACGTACCCGTGTCCATGAATATGGCGGCGGAGCCTATATTGTCGTCGATGGAATTGTCTATTTCTCGAATTTTCTAGATCAACGTCTCTATCGCCAAGCGCCGGGAGCAGATCCGACGCCCGTGACCCCGGAGGGGCCCTATCGCTACGCCGATGCCGTATGGGATGCAGGACGTCAGCGTTTAGTCTGTATCCGTGAAGATGGCAGTGGGGATGGCGAACCGGTCAACGCGATCGCTGCCCTGAGCCTAGATCCAGACAGCTACGGCACTGTGCTGGTGTCCGGCAGTGACTTCTATGCATCGCCCCGCCTCAGCCCCGATGGTCGCCACCTCGCTTGGATTAGCTGGAACCATCCCAATATGCCCTGGGATGGCACGGAACTGTGGCTGGCTGAGGTCGATGAGCAAGGCCAGGTACATGGCGCACACTGCATTGCTGGTGGCTTGGAAGAATCCGTGTTTCAGCCGGAATGGTCGCCCGACGGCGTGCTCTATTTCGTCAGCGATCGCACCGGCTGGTGGAATCTCTACCGCTGGCATGACAACATGGTTGAACCCATGTGTCCTAAATCAGCCGAGTTTGGCCTACCCCAATGGGTGTTCCGTATGGCCACCTACGGTTTTGCCTCAGTCGATACCCTGATCTGCACCTATGTGGAACGCGGCATTCAGGTGTTGGCTCGGTTAGATACAACAACTAAAAAGCTAACGCCGATCGCCACCCCCTACACTGCCATCGGTGGCCTGCAAGTCTCCGACAAGCAAGCTGTATTTTTGGGCGGTTCCCCCGATGCTCCCAGTGCGATCGCTGCCCTAGATTTGATCACCGAACAGGTGCAGGTGCTGCGTCGTTCTAGCCAGATGGACATCGATCCCGGCTATCTCTCCATGCCCCAGGTGATTGAATTTCCCACCAGCAATGGTCTAACCGCCCACGCTATTTACTACCCACCCCAAAATAAAGACTTTGTGGCCCCAGAGGGTGAACGTCCACCCCTGCGGGTGCAGGGCCATGGCGGGCCGACGGCGGCCACTTCAGCTACCTTCAACCCCGGTATTCAATATTGGACAAGTCGCGGCATTGGCATTCTCGATGTCAACTATGGCGGTAGTACCGGCTATGGTCGAGCCTATCGCGAACGCCTCAAGGGCAACTGGGGCATCGTGGATGTAGACGACTGTGCTCATGGTGCAGAATATCTGGTGCAGCAGGGGCAAGTGGATGGCGATCGCTTGGTGATTCAGGGCGGCAGTGCTGGCGGTTACACGACCCTAGCGGCCCTCACCTTCCGGAATACCTTTAAGGCCGGGGCCAGCTACTACGGCGTCAGTGATCTCAAAGCTCTGGCGGAAGATACCCATAAGTTTGAGTCACGATATCTTGACGGATTAATTGGCCCCTACCCCGAACGCCAAGATCTGTACGAAGCGCGATCGCCCATCCACCATATTCATCAGCTAGCCTGCCCAGTGATTTTCTTCCAGGGTGACGAAGATAAAATTGTGCCCCCCAATCAGGCCGAAATGATGGTCTCTGCCCTCAAAGATAAGGGGTTGCCGGTCGCCTATGTGCTGTTTGCAGGGGAGCAGCACGGCTTTCGTAAGGCGGAGAATATTAAACGCACCTTAGATGGCGAACTCTATTTCTATGCCCAGGTCTTTGGTTTTGAGCTAGCCGAGACTATTGAGCCGGTGGCGATCGCTAACCTATAA
- the rpsD gene encoding 30S ribosomal protein S4 yields MSRYRGPRLRVVRRLGDLPGLTRKTPRKAYPPGQHGQARRKRSEYAIRLEEKQKLRYNYGVTERQLVTYVKKARRSTTSTGQALLQMLEMRLDNTVFRLGMAPTIPGARQLVNHGHVTVNGRVLDIASYQCKPGDVIGVRDTDRSRKLVEANLQFPGLANLPTHLEFDKSKLECKVTGLIEREWIALQINELLVVEYYSRKA; encoded by the coding sequence ATGTCTCGATATCGAGGTCCGCGCCTAAGGGTGGTGCGCCGCTTGGGAGATCTGCCAGGATTGACCCGCAAAACCCCCAGAAAAGCCTATCCGCCTGGGCAACATGGCCAAGCCCGTCGGAAGCGCTCTGAATATGCCATTCGTCTAGAAGAAAAGCAAAAACTACGCTACAACTACGGCGTCACCGAGCGGCAGTTGGTGACCTATGTGAAAAAGGCCCGACGCTCCACCACTTCAACGGGGCAAGCTCTTTTGCAGATGCTGGAAATGCGTCTAGACAACACGGTCTTCCGCTTAGGTATGGCTCCCACCATTCCAGGCGCTCGTCAGTTGGTCAACCATGGTCACGTGACCGTGAACGGCCGTGTTCTAGATATCGCCAGCTACCAGTGCAAACCCGGTGATGTGATTGGGGTTCGGGATACCGATCGCTCTCGCAAACTCGTGGAAGCCAACCTCCAGTTCCCTGGTTTAGCCAACCTGCCCACCCACCTAGAGTTCGACAAGAGCAAGCTAGAGTGTAAGGTAACCGGGTTGATTGAACGTGAGTGGATCGCGCTACAAATCAACGAGCTCCTAGTGGTTGAGTACTACTCCCGGAAAGCCTAG
- a CDS encoding DUF4327 family protein — MSQPVIHPMVKFQRKVDSLVKSGVVKSSDSIWKIALLYGDDWAYWKQELEDFEFSVQDPIGDLLVVESWDD; from the coding sequence TTGAGCCAGCCGGTTATTCACCCAATGGTGAAGTTCCAGCGCAAGGTAGACTCCCTAGTCAAGTCTGGTGTTGTGAAATCATCCGATAGTATCTGGAAAATCGCGTTGCTCTATGGCGACGATTGGGCCTATTGGAAACAAGAGCTGGAAGATTTCGAATTTTCTGTGCAGGATCCGATTGGGGATCTGTTGGTGGTTGAAAGCTGGGATGATTGA